Part of the Zingiber officinale cultivar Zhangliang chromosome 8A, Zo_v1.1, whole genome shotgun sequence genome, catttttcaaattttattagtGTGGATGATTAAAATTATAGTAAACATTAATTATTCGCGATATGAAGGTTGACTTATCAATGTTAGTTAATCAATAATTGATTGTTAATCTTGATCCATGTCTATTGAATCTAACCTCAAAAGTGAATTAGTTGAATCTATTTATCTttgtgaaattaaaaaataaaaataataactagTAAATATGGAATTTGAAAACATCACATGTTTTTATTGATGCCCATGGCAATTGTCACATGTTTTGTAAAAAATAACGTGTCTTTCTTGTcctttaattaatttcataaattttctatatatgttcactttcttttcataaattaatttcataaattttctatattttaGTCTAGTTAAAAGATTTTATGTTGGACAAGATCATTacaccattttttttttgtttagaatCTCACAAAGCAAATTGGTGGGCAAGCACATCAGATTGCTTCAAAGGTGGATGAATATGCTCGGGGAATGATGAGTGCCTCTAATTCTACATTGTTTGAGGAACTTGGTCTGTATTATATAGGTCCTGTTGATGGGCACAGTGTAGACGACTTGATCACCATCTTTGAGGAGATTAAGTCCATGCCAGTTCCTGGTCCTGTCCTTATCCATATTGTGACAGAGAAAGGAAAGGGGTATCCCCCTGCTGAGGCTGCTGCAGACAAGATGCACGGTGAGTCTTTCACTCATTCCTCAAAGCTAGAAGTTTCCCTGATAGCTATGGTAATCTGATCCATGTATGCCATGGTGCAGGTGTTGTGAAGTTCGATCCAAAAACTGGCAAGCAATCCATGGCAAAATCCTCCACCCTTTCATACACCCGATACTTTGCAGAATCACTCGTCAAAGAGGCCGAGGTTGATGACAAGATTGTGGCTGTGCATGCTGCCATGGGAAGTGGCACTGGGCTGAATTATTTCCAGAAGAGATTTCCAGACAGATGCTATGATGTGGGAATCGCAGAGCAGCATGCAGTCACATTTGCAGCTGGTTTGGCCACTGAAGGCCTCAAGCCTTTCTGTGCTATCTATTCTTCATTTCTGCAACGGGGATATGATCAAGTAAGAGCATAGAACAAAAATTATAATCTCTTCATAACATAGTTGGTCAATATAAAAtagacctttttttttttaacagaaTGGAGAATGGAGAATGGAGAATGGAGAATGGAGAACCGAGAACtgagaaggaaaaaaacaaagaaaaaaaaataaagagatgaataaaatgaacaaatagtaaCTTTGTCTTACTACGATTAGCATTATCAAAGTTGATGTTGTCGACGAAAAAGAGTTaatgaaaggaaaagaaaagttacTGCCGCTAAAGCTATTGTTACCGTCGTCAAAGTTGCCGAGGTTGTCGTATTGTAGACAATGATATCAAATCGGCATGTAGAAACTTCTGTAGCTACTATAACAAAAATTCAGAAGAAAAAAATTGGAAGGTAGAGAAGATGACTCTGATACCTTGTAGAAACTAATAGATAGAGGAAAGAAATCgaatagaaaataattctttGATTTATAATTTACTAAAATCAATAGGCTTATTTATATAAGTTATCCAAACAATAATCGaaagattaaatatgacataTAATTATAAGTatagtaataaatataatatatttgaaagtattatttttgttatttgatTCATATCGATCTTGATTATGATGCTGATCTTGATTGTGATGCcaagtataataaatttcaaTTCCTAAATTGAATAATATCGTATCATTATAGAGATATATAAATTCCTTTTAGTCTAATAATTGTTATCAGAATCCGTACTGCCATAAGGTCTAACCATCGATTGTGCATAAGAGCTATAATTTAATTGAAtcatgtgagtagaatattgacctcgaacaaaggaagCGGGGGCTCTCGTGTCCGAATCAAGAGGATCAGACACcatgcaggaagtcctagttgtggctaagCAAAGAAGTCCAATTTGGTTGGGTGGACCGAGGTGcaggaagatctggtgggtcgaggatcagacgtggaAAGTTTGTGGTTCTTCGTTTAAGAAGAGGATTGttaggttgcaaggttgcaaacaaaatatcatattgaaaacacatgggaatcatgagtttataagggaaagatat contains:
- the LOC122010478 gene encoding probable 1-deoxy-D-xylulose-5-phosphate synthase 2, chloroplastic; translation: MASLQYEKDEESSFDISIEDNEKGGVSNYESNTNLTKQIGGQAHQIASKVDEYARGMMSASNSTLFEELGLYYIGPVDGHSVDDLITIFEEIKSMPVPGPVLIHIVTEKGKGYPPAEAAADKMHGVVKFDPKTGKQSMAKSSTLSYTRYFAESLVKEAEVDDKIVAVHAAMGSGTGLNYFQKRFPDRCYDVGIAEQHAVTFAAGLATEGLKPFCAIYSSFLQRGYDQNGEWRMENGEWRTEN